In Fibrobacter sp. UWT2, one DNA window encodes the following:
- a CDS encoding DUF3800 domain-containing protein, with the protein MSTKFAFVDEFGQYGFNFESESSSTHFIVSAIIVDECDLGKVSAGVEEIRKYYFQTGEMKSSNISKDHQRRNLIIQKLLKLPFKIFAVVCDKRKIAENSGLHYKPSFYKFINNLVYKELRITFSNLVIVADEMGDNDYMESFAKYVRSKEIPLSFFDKSLFRFENSKHSVIIQVADIVSGSLAFCYDEYKKLYADGSNYKAVFDEKILRIREFPETFESFNAEHADVNPEYNPLIADICFRKAKYFCEIHKKDVTDEVKMQLAVLKYLLFRFMNRSPRKYIPTNELISQLVYLGFEKMSLQAFRNKIIAKLRDEDVIIASSVGGYKIPANENELFDFVDHGKNIIMPMLSRLKRCNDVIKMGTNGKVNLFERAEYQSLAKLMEEK; encoded by the coding sequence ATGTCTACAAAATTTGCGTTCGTAGATGAGTTCGGACAATATGGATTCAATTTTGAGAGTGAATCTAGTTCAACTCATTTTATCGTTTCCGCAATTATTGTTGATGAATGTGATTTGGGGAAGGTTTCTGCTGGTGTTGAAGAAATAAGAAAGTATTATTTCCAAACAGGAGAGATGAAGTCAAGTAATATATCAAAAGATCACCAACGGCGTAATCTTATTATCCAAAAATTGCTTAAATTGCCATTTAAAATATTTGCCGTAGTTTGTGATAAACGGAAAATTGCAGAAAATTCAGGTCTTCATTATAAACCTTCTTTCTACAAATTTATAAACAATTTGGTTTATAAAGAGTTGAGGATTACTTTTAGTAATCTTGTTATTGTCGCTGATGAAATGGGCGATAATGATTATATGGAATCCTTTGCGAAATATGTAAGGAGCAAGGAAATACCCTTGTCTTTCTTTGATAAAAGTTTATTTCGCTTTGAAAATAGCAAGCATTCTGTGATTATTCAGGTTGCCGACATAGTAAGCGGCTCGCTTGCTTTTTGTTATGACGAATACAAAAAGTTGTATGCGGATGGATCAAATTACAAAGCGGTTTTTGATGAAAAAATTTTAAGGATTAGAGAATTTCCTGAAACTTTCGAATCATTTAATGCGGAACATGCCGATGTAAATCCTGAATACAACCCCTTAATTGCTGATATTTGTTTTCGCAAGGCTAAGTATTTTTGTGAAATTCATAAGAAAGATGTAACGGACGAAGTAAAAATGCAGTTAGCTGTATTGAAGTATTTGCTATTCCGTTTTATGAATCGATCGCCAAGAAAATATATACCAACTAATGAACTCATTTCTCAGTTAGTTTATCTTGGATTTGAAAAAATGAGTTTGCAGGCTTTTCGCAATAAGATTATTGCGAAATTGAGAGATGAGGATGTGATTATAGCGAGTAGTGTCGGTGGCTATAAAATTCCTGCCAATGAAAACGAATTATTTGATTTTGTAGATCATGGAAAAAATATTATTATGCCAATGTTATCTAGGCTGAAACGCTGTAATGATGTGATTAAAATGGGAACAAATGGTAAAGTCAATCTTTTTGAAAGAGCAGAATATCAGTCTCTTGCAAAACTGATGGAAGAAAAATAA